The DNA region AGTGGTTCACGGTGGCGAGCAGGAAGGCGAGGCCGGGGCTGCTCGTCGCCGGGGAGGGGAGGACGGTCAGGCGAGCGTACTCGGGCTTCTTCAGGTCGTCGAGCGTCCTGGGCAGGGGCAGGCCCGTCCTGGCGAAGGCGGCCCGGTCGTAGTTCAGGGCCACGTAACCGTAGTCCACCGTGTTCAGGAGTGCCGCGTCGTCCAAGCGGTAGGCGGCGGGCACCCGGGCGAGTGCCGGGGAGCGGTAGGCCTCCAGGATTCCGGCCTGACGTGCGCGGGGCAGCAGCGTGTTGTCCAGCCCGTACACCACGTCGGCGACGGGGGCGCGGCGGGTCAGGATCAGGCGGTTCAGGAGTTCCCCGGCGTCCCCGCCCTTCACGAAGCGCACCCGGGCGTTGTTCGCCTCCTCGAAGGCCGCGACGAGTTTCTTATCCACGCTGAAGGAGTCGTGAGTGATCACGGTCAGGGTGGTCTGGGCGGTGGCCTGGGCGCCCAGGGCGAGCGCCGTGAGAAGCAGCAGTCTTCGCATAAAAATTCCCCCTCGCGTCACGAAGGGGCAGGGGCACACGGACCCTGCTAGAAGTTGGGCCCGCGCATCACGCTCCCTCCGCCGGCATGACCCGGATCAGGTTCCTGGGGTATGTCTCAGCCCTACTCCATGCAGGGCACCCCCGGTGACGCACCCGCAGCATAGCGCACTGCGCCGGAGCGTCTAGGCTGGGCCATGACCTTTCATCTGGTGGTGTGGGCCGTCCTCCTCGACCCGGCGGGCCGCGTCCTCCTGGGTCGCCGCGCGGGCGTCGCCTACGGAGAGGGACTGTGGGGCCTGCCCGGCGGCCATGTGGAGAGGGGCGAGGGCCTGGCCGAAGCGGCGGCGCGCGAGGCGCGGGAGGAGGTCGGCGTGGGCGTCTCCCCGGCCTCCTTCCGACCCCTGGGG from Deinococcus aetherius includes:
- a CDS encoding thiamine ABC transporter substrate-binding protein — protein: MRRLLLLTALALGAQATAQTTLTVITHDSFSVDKKLVAAFEEANNARVRFVKGGDAGELLNRLILTRRAPVADVVYGLDNTLLPRARQAGILEAYRSPALARVPAAYRLDDAALLNTVDYGYVALNYDRAAFARTGLPLPRTLDDLKKPEYARLTVLPSPATSSPGLAFLLATVNHYGEAGAWAWWREARANGLKVTRGWSDAYEKDFSKNGGKYPIVLSYASSPAAEVYYTGGYDPGKLPARSPTANLFLPGSTFLQLEGVGVLKGAKQPALARKFVDFMLSNPVQADIPTRMWVYPAVTGVKLDSVFKFATQPDEGAVKASVTANPQRLVDAWVTNVLRAR